A window of the Procambarus clarkii isolate CNS0578487 chromosome 19, FALCON_Pclarkii_2.0, whole genome shotgun sequence genome harbors these coding sequences:
- the LOC138366346 gene encoding uncharacterized protein — protein sequence MKVHLLLGYLEVYTDGSRKDQPPSTSAAAYFAPFSFCQTWKLSPAHSCLAGELFAILLALRLLRQVSGPSAVVFYVDSITALHLISSRRPRVHRHTVSQIRGELLSYSVTPGWSIYLQWVPSHVGIKGNEVADAAAGMAHALHDSTNVPLDLSEILPQLRAACLVSWEAMMEPALRSSSLAGLREDSSPRPWTRHHSRLLDTAITRLRIGHTCLAAHLHRLRLVDSPYCQWCPTQEDTVEHLLLHCPRFHSARVRLQSSVPF from the coding sequence atgaaggttcaCCTATTACTTGGATACTTAGAGGTTTACACGGATGGGTCCCGCAAAGATCAGCCACCATCTACATCTGCGGCAGCATACTTTGCTCCTTTTTCTTTCTGTCAGACGTGGAAACTCTCCCCTGCTCATTCGTGCCTGGCCGGGGAATTGTTTGCAATCTTACTAGCCTTACGACTCCTTCGACAAGTTTCAGGGCCCTCTGCAGTGGTTTTCTACGTGGACTCAATCACAGCCCTACATCTGATATCATCTCGGCGTCCACGAGTCCATCGTCATACTGTGTCACAGATCCGTGGAGAACTGCTGTCATACTCTGTTACTCCAGGTTGGTCCATCTATCTCCAATGGGTTCCGTCACATGTCGGTATTAAAGGCAATGAGGTAGCCGACGCAGCAGCAGGGATGGCGCATGCTCTCCATGACTCTACAAATGTGCCCCTAGACCTTTCCGAAATTCTCCCGCAACTCCGGGCGGCTTGCCTCGTGAGTTGGGAGGCAATGATGGAGCCAGCACTCAGGTCCTCCTCTTTGGCGGGTCTACGGGAGGATTCCTCCCCGCGTCCATGGACTCGTCATCATTCTCGACTCCTCGACACTGCCATCACTCGTCTCCGGATTGGGCACACTTGCCTGGCCGCACATCTCCATCGTCTACGGCTGGTAGATTCCCCATATTGCCAGTGGTGTCCGACCCAGGAGGATACAGTGGAGCACCTTCTACTTCACTGCCCTCGATTTCATAGCgctcgcgtcagactacagagtTCCGTTCCGTTCTGA